Genomic segment of Bacteroidota bacterium:
TACTAGTGCAGGTCGATGGTGCTCCACCCGGGCAATAATTTCTTAATAACTGAACCTCAAAAGGCACTATCTGATCTACGCAAGAAGGCGGAAAGCAGGTTACTAAGGAAGGAATGCTTGTTCCAGTTGCTGGTGTCCAAACACCACCAAAGTTACACATATTGCATATCCAATATCCACTTGTAGCACATGTGGTAACATAGGTCAAATAAATATTACTTAACCAACAACTAACCCCGCAAGCAGTTCCGGTTCTAATTGTATGATTAACGGTGCAATTTGTGAAGGTTGAATTAGCAGGTAAGGTAATATCAAATGTTAACGGGCAATAATCAGGAACATAAGCACTTCCACTTGTGCCTGCCCACACAGTTGAGACAGTTACAAAGGGGTCGATCACAATAGGAAACACCCTGTTCTCTGATGTAATCCATTTGTTATTCAAATAAATTTGTAGTAACCATTTATCATCTGCATGTTTAATTTTATAACCTATCAAATTGTTTTCAAAACCCTTATACTGAGTTGAATCCATACTATTATCATTTACTGTAAGCCCACTATATCGTATTAATTCTCGCCCGAATGCATCATTAATTATAAGTTCTCCTTTCCAGAGCCCATCACCAATAAATTCCCCCTCATATGGATCGTATTCCAAAGAATAATTGGAAGGGATATTTATAGTTTCCTCAATAATTGTATATTCACTCTCAATATCAACACTGTTTAAATTATATATTGTAAAAATGGATTCTACAGATCCTTTGCCAAATAATTCTTTCAATTCTATTCCATCCCATGCATTTTCATAAATACATCCATCTTCCCCTACCGTAACATGCGTGTTATTTATTTTTTCGTCACCGTAAGATTTTTTTAAACTAAAAAATTGATTGAATTTATATTCAAATTCCGGGGTAATTTGTATTGCTGCAAAATGGGATTCAATATCTAATCGGGTAGGATTAAGTTGCTGATTCGCATAAAAAATATGATTGTTTTCCGAAGAAGGTTTTAACCTAGGGTCAATGGTCAGCAATTCTCCTTTTTCATTTTTATAATGTAAATCGTTATAAGAAGTAACTAAAGAAAATAATTGCCCCGAGGAGTTTTTATCTACAAAATATTTGGAGTTAGGAGTTCTTTTATGAATTAATTCATAACAGTCAGTACAGGGCGCCCCATATTGTAAGGTTCCAAACTCGGGATGAGTTAGAAAATTTTCAGGGGTGAGCTGAGTTAATTCCTGATTAATCTCCTTTTGTATTTTACTAAACCCACTAAAATTATAATTTCTGTTGGGACCTAAGGATTGAACCTGTGCATAAGCCTCCCATCTCGAAATTAGTAGACAAATTCCGATAAATAAGATACAGAGAATTTTCGTTTTCATAGCAGTCCAATTAGTAACGCATCAATTTTTTTATTGGTTACTTGTGTGTTAAATTTTTCTGATTTAAATTCTATTTATTGAACTATTTTAACTAAAAGGATTGTAAAATAGCCTGAATAAATTAAGGAATAACAACTGTGTATTTCATACAAAACAGCAATAAACTACATCGGCTTTTGATTAAAAATCGAATATTATATATACTGACTTAAGCCTAATTTTGCCTAAAAATATAGTAAAATGATAATATTTCAAAAGCAAACCTTGAAATTTCTTGCTCAACTCGACAAAAACAACAACAAACCATGGTTTGAGCAGCACAGGCCTGAGTTTGAGGCAGCCAAAGCCAACTTTTTGGAATTCAATACCGAACTTATATCCAAAATGCAAAAAATGGACAATTCCCTTCTGGGGTTGGATCCTAAAAAAACGGTTTTCAGAATCAACAGGGATGTGCGGTTCTCGAAGGATAAAAGTCCTTATAAAAATAACATGGGAACTGCCATGAGTAAAGGGGGAAAAAATATGATGACAGCGGGATATTATTTCCATTTACAGCCAGGCAATAAATCATTTGCCGCAATTGGTTCCTATATGCCGGCACCGGAAATTTTGCAGAGTATAAGGCAAGAAATTGATTACGATCTCGAAGCCTTTAAAAAAATTATACAGGCTGCTTCGTTTAAAAAATATTTTGATGGATTTGATGATATTGAAAGATTAAAAACTGTTCCTAAAGGATATACCATCGATAATCCGGCAATTGAATATCTTAAGAACAGAAGTTTTGTTGTCTCCAAATACTTTACAGATAAGGAAGTTCAATCACCCGATTTTTTAAGTGAGCTTCTTAAATGTTACAAGGCAGCTTATCCTTTGGTCTTATTTTTACACAGGGCGGAAAAATGACGATGCTCATTTTTTTATAGCGGAAAATTGATTACTTTCATGCTTGAAATGCGCAGCCTCCTCCTTTTATTGCTTTTGAGCTTATCATTTCGGATCAATTTTGCCCAGAGCATAATCGCATATCCGGATACGGTGATCTGCAGTTCAGAACCTGTATGGTTATTTACAACAGTAGATGGAAGTTACGGAACAGAAGAATATACCTATGAATCGGTGCCTTATGCACCCGAACCGATTTCAGGAACTGTACATAATATGGTTGATGATACGCATGTGGGCCCTTTTTCAATAGGATTTGATTTTTGTTATTTTGGAGAGGTCTATACACAGTTTTATATTGCGTCCAACGGTTGGATCAGTTTTTTAACTCCAAGTGGAGCAATGGATGTTAACTGGACTCCCGATGGTCCCATCCCCGATGCAGCAGCAGGAGTTCCTAAAGCGGCAATATTTGGTACCTGGACAGACTGGCACTCCGGTTTGTGTACAAATTGTATTTTTCACGAAGTAGTTGGCACTGCACCTAACAGAAAATTGATTGTGAGTTGGGAGGATGTGCCTTTATTTTCCTGTACCGGTTTCGAAGGAACTTTTCAGATCGTATTATATGAAACCACAAATCAGATAGATAATCATCTCACTTCCGTTGATGTTTGTGCGGGG
This window contains:
- a CDS encoding DUF2461 domain-containing protein, giving the protein MIIFQKQTLKFLAQLDKNNNKPWFEQHRPEFEAAKANFLEFNTELISKMQKMDNSLLGLDPKKTVFRINRDVRFSKDKSPYKNNMGTAMSKGGKNMMTAGYYFHLQPGNKSFAAIGSYMPAPEILQSIRQEIDYDLEAFKKIIQAASFKKYFDGFDDIERLKTVPKGYTIDNPAIEYLKNRSFVVSKYFTDKEVQSPDFLSELLKCYKAAYPLVLFLHRAEK
- a CDS encoding T9SS type A sorting domain-containing protein, whose product is MKTKILCILFIGICLLISRWEAYAQVQSLGPNRNYNFSGFSKIQKEINQELTQLTPENFLTHPEFGTLQYGAPCTDCYELIHKRTPNSKYFVDKNSSGQLFSLVTSYNDLHYKNEKGELLTIDPRLKPSSENNHIFYANQQLNPTRLDIESHFAAIQITPEFEYKFNQFFSLKKSYGDEKINNTHVTVGEDGCIYENAWDGIELKELFGKGSVESIFTIYNLNSVDIESEYTIIEETINIPSNYSLEYDPYEGEFIGDGLWKGELIINDAFGRELIRYSGLTVNDNSMDSTQYKGFENNLIGYKIKHADDKWLLQIYLNNKWITSENRVFPIVIDPFVTVSTVWAGTSGSAYVPDYCPLTFDITLPANSTFTNCTVNHTIRTGTACGVSCWLSNIYLTYVTTCATSGYWICNMCNFGGVWTPATGTSIPSLVTCFPPSCVDQIVPFEVQLLRNYCPGGAPSTCTSTCLKITDQSVVVQGRTVEVTALAEGATAYTVVNCADQSGYLSASTPNYGVPGYTYTWTPGPLTGSPVFVIFPMGVTVYTLTITDACGNTATDNVTVTNNCLLLPIDLLSFSGYNQDKKNYLNWVTALEKNNSGFIIERSPTGLQFDPIGNVDGNGTTNQNSNYGFIDKDPFEGVNYYRLKQVDENEEFSYSNIIAINSGEITNTSVVVNNETFTENLLDLTIFSPSSGSSEIIIYDLNGAIVTSHQLYVGAGANTVNLQMPSLAKGVYILSFIRDGEMAETKFIY